A window of Candidatus Vicinibacter proximus contains these coding sequences:
- a CDS encoding c-type cytochrome: protein MTSKKYIFLTLGLTLLLVSCQQDDSNKPLEDEDVLLGGATSIDGAFINIFQQPAGNLNEVELQHHLQSDIAFGDQFVTAPNVINGGLGPVFNQASCEGCHVSNGRSPFPSASSDLRGLLFRLSMPGKGPHNEPLPVPDFGGQLQTKAVFGKSPEAKLSWQEVEEVRTYLDGEKISLRKFNYTFVQSYRNIPAEMLYSPRIAPPVIGLGLLEAIKESDIMSLSDPADMDGDGISGKVNIVWDVQAQQFAIGRFGWKSGQPNLLQQTAAAYNNDMGITNPLFTKEACFGQEQADTLSDDPEIDLKTLKAATFYPQSLAVPKRRNWADADVKKGKELFFKIRCNSCHQYKFITGTHPEFGFLSQQTIFPYTDLLLHDMGDGLADNRPDFEANGKEWKTPALWGIGLTKTVGNHSNFLHDGRARNLEEAIMWHGGEAEKSKEAFSKLNKKERQSVIKFLESL, encoded by the coding sequence ATGACTTCCAAAAAATATATTTTTCTCACTTTGGGACTAACTCTATTGTTGGTATCCTGTCAACAAGATGATTCGAACAAACCGTTGGAGGATGAAGATGTATTATTGGGCGGAGCTACCAGTATTGATGGGGCGTTCATCAATATTTTTCAGCAACCTGCCGGTAATCTGAATGAAGTTGAACTGCAGCATCATTTACAAAGTGATATTGCATTTGGAGATCAGTTTGTGACTGCTCCGAATGTAATCAATGGTGGATTAGGTCCGGTATTCAACCAGGCCTCCTGCGAAGGTTGTCACGTGTCCAATGGTCGGTCTCCATTTCCATCTGCTTCAAGTGATTTAAGGGGCTTGTTATTCCGTTTAAGTATGCCGGGAAAAGGTCCGCATAATGAACCACTTCCGGTACCGGATTTTGGCGGTCAATTGCAGACCAAAGCGGTATTTGGTAAATCCCCGGAAGCAAAACTCAGTTGGCAGGAAGTCGAAGAGGTAAGAACCTATTTGGATGGGGAAAAGATTAGCCTAAGAAAATTTAACTATACATTTGTCCAGTCATACCGGAATATTCCGGCTGAAATGCTCTACTCACCGAGAATTGCACCACCCGTTATTGGACTCGGACTTTTGGAAGCCATCAAAGAATCAGATATTATGTCACTTTCAGATCCGGCAGATATGGATGGTGATGGCATATCCGGAAAAGTAAATATAGTGTGGGATGTTCAGGCACAACAGTTTGCCATTGGACGTTTTGGCTGGAAATCCGGCCAACCAAATTTATTGCAACAAACGGCTGCAGCCTACAACAATGATATGGGGATCACGAATCCTCTTTTTACAAAAGAAGCCTGCTTCGGGCAGGAACAAGCAGATACTCTTTCAGACGACCCGGAGATTGATTTAAAGACGCTTAAAGCCGCCACTTTTTATCCACAGTCCCTTGCAGTACCCAAAAGGAGAAACTGGGCCGACGCGGATGTAAAAAAGGGCAAGGAACTATTTTTTAAAATCCGATGTAATTCCTGTCACCAGTATAAATTTATTACCGGTACACATCCTGAATTTGGTTTCTTAAGCCAACAGACCATTTTTCCCTATACAGATCTTTTGCTGCACGATATGGGGGATGGATTGGCGGATAACCGTCCGGATTTTGAAGCAAATGGTAAAGAATGGAAAACACCGGCATTGTGGGGTATTGGGTTAACAAAAACGGTCGGCAACCACAGCAATTTCCTGCACGATGGCAGGGCTAGAAACCTGGAAGAAGCCATTATGTGGCATGGTGGCGAAGCGGAGAAAAGTAAGGAAGCATTCTCCAAATTAAACAAGAAAGAAAGGCAGTCTGTTATTAAGTTTCTCGAAAGTCTGTAA
- a CDS encoding M20/M25/M40 family metallo-hydrolase, which produces MRSIIYVAMCQLMVLLLSAQEGHLSNIKKLTFGGDNAEAYFSPDGKFLTMQVTNTKIGASCDQIYMLDLSENNPATESLKLISTGKGRTTCSYFMPDGKHILYASTHHHGEACPPPAKPRKDGKYLWSVYPEFDIFIADLQGKITKQLTDSPGYDAEAVVSPDGKKIAFTSSRSGDLELWTMDIDGTNLKQITSGLGYDGGSFFSPDSKKLVFRASRPKTEKEIKEYTELLAEHLVAPTEMEIYTCNADGSDLKQITHLGKANWAPFFHPSGQKIIFSSNHHSTRGYDFQLYLIDLNGEHLKQITYESMFNAFPMFSPDGKKLVFSSNRQQGAPRETNVFIADWNDGDPVENADQKTIYKHIEYLASDKLQGRLTGSKGEKLASKYISKEYKKYGLLPYDKKSYLQPFSYLYNPNPHGTEDKRVSQMNGHNVVGYLDNGANKTIVVGAHYDHLGLNQHHNSTSPNSEGQIHNGADDNASGVSGLLELARMFSTNRAKEKCNFVFVAFSGEEDGLKGSKAFAENVQTKYPNVVAMINMDMIGRLDSLKALVVGGVGTSPEFTDLANRFKPAGFNITLDSSGIGPTDHTSFYLKDIPVLNFFTGTHKDYHKPSDDLEKIKIKEEMIIVDYIFNLAQHLAGMEKIPFTKTKSATTKAVPAYKVSLGIMPDYTDYGDGLHVEAVMDNRPAQLAGLKDKDIIIKIGDCEIKEVYGYMECLSKFKSGDEVPITFKRDGQIQTSKVKF; this is translated from the coding sequence ATGAGATCAATCATTTATGTTGCGATGTGCCAATTGATGGTATTGCTTTTATCTGCGCAGGAAGGTCATTTGAGCAATATCAAAAAACTTACTTTTGGCGGAGACAACGCAGAGGCATATTTTAGTCCGGATGGTAAATTTCTTACGATGCAGGTGACCAATACCAAGATTGGCGCATCGTGTGATCAGATTTATATGTTGGATCTGAGTGAAAACAATCCTGCAACTGAGAGTTTGAAGTTGATCTCAACCGGGAAGGGCAGGACCACCTGCTCTTATTTTATGCCGGATGGTAAGCATATTTTGTACGCATCTACCCATCATCATGGGGAAGCTTGTCCACCGCCTGCTAAGCCGAGAAAAGATGGCAAGTATTTATGGTCTGTTTATCCTGAATTCGACATTTTTATAGCTGACTTACAAGGGAAGATAACAAAACAGCTTACAGATTCGCCCGGTTACGATGCGGAGGCGGTTGTTTCTCCGGATGGGAAGAAAATAGCGTTTACTTCAAGCCGTTCAGGAGATCTCGAATTATGGACCATGGATATCGATGGAACCAATCTGAAGCAGATTACCAGTGGATTAGGGTATGATGGCGGTTCATTTTTTTCTCCGGACAGCAAAAAACTGGTGTTCAGAGCATCCAGACCTAAGACCGAAAAAGAAATTAAAGAATATACAGAATTACTGGCTGAACATTTAGTCGCACCGACCGAAATGGAAATCTACACCTGTAATGCGGATGGATCCGATCTTAAACAAATTACTCATTTAGGAAAGGCCAACTGGGCTCCGTTTTTTCATCCGTCCGGTCAAAAAATAATATTTTCTTCCAATCATCATTCCACTAGGGGTTATGATTTTCAATTATACCTGATTGACCTCAACGGAGAGCATCTCAAACAGATTACCTATGAAAGTATGTTCAATGCATTTCCAATGTTTTCACCGGATGGAAAAAAATTGGTGTTTTCAAGTAATCGTCAACAAGGTGCGCCAAGAGAGACTAATGTGTTTATTGCAGATTGGAATGATGGGGATCCGGTAGAAAATGCCGATCAAAAAACAATTTACAAGCATATTGAATACCTGGCATCCGACAAACTTCAAGGCAGACTTACGGGATCCAAAGGCGAAAAATTGGCGTCGAAGTACATCAGCAAAGAATATAAAAAATATGGTCTGTTGCCTTATGATAAAAAATCTTACTTGCAGCCATTTTCATACTTATACAATCCTAATCCACACGGAACCGAAGACAAGAGGGTTTCTCAAATGAATGGACACAATGTAGTTGGATACCTGGACAATGGTGCCAATAAAACCATTGTGGTAGGTGCGCATTATGATCATTTGGGATTAAATCAACACCACAATTCTACCTCTCCAAACTCAGAGGGTCAGATTCACAATGGAGCAGATGACAATGCTTCAGGAGTTTCAGGATTGCTGGAGTTGGCAAGAATGTTTAGTACAAACCGTGCTAAGGAAAAATGCAATTTTGTTTTTGTTGCATTTTCAGGAGAAGAAGATGGGTTAAAAGGATCAAAGGCATTTGCAGAAAATGTGCAAACAAAATATCCGAATGTGGTAGCCATGATAAACATGGATATGATTGGAAGATTGGACAGCCTGAAGGCGCTGGTGGTAGGAGGTGTGGGAACCAGTCCGGAATTTACGGATCTTGCAAATCGTTTTAAACCAGCCGGATTTAACATTACGCTGGACAGTAGTGGAATTGGTCCGACGGATCACACTTCATTTTATCTGAAAGACATTCCTGTATTGAATTTTTTTACCGGAACACACAAGGATTATCACAAACCTTCCGATGATTTAGAAAAAATCAAGATCAAGGAAGAAATGATCATTGTAGATTATATTTTTAATCTCGCGCAGCACCTTGCAGGAATGGAAAAAATTCCTTTTACAAAAACAAAATCTGCCACTACAAAAGCAGTTCCAGCATATAAAGTATCTCTTGGAATCATGCCGGATTACACAGACTACGGCGATGGGTTACATGTAGAGGCAGTAATGGACAACAGACCTGCACAATTAGCCGGCCTCAAAGACAAAGACATCATCATCAAAATTGGTGACTGCGAAATCAAAGAAGTATATGGCTATATGGAATGTTTGTCCAAGTTTAAATCAGGGGACGAGGTTCCTATCACTTTCAAAAGAGATGGACAAATCCAGACTTCGAAAGTTAAATTTTAA
- a CDS encoding imelysin, whose amino-acid sequence MKNKFLILLLLCISIFISSCGSDEDNTVKNDYKDILQNISNDVILPTYQDLFDKTQLLVNTLTILEQNISQANLDAAKQAWRDARVPWEQSEGFLFGPVDQQGLDPAIDSWPVNETDLDAVLNSGAVLTKDYVDGLDGTLKGFHTIEYLIFGKEGNKLISNFTQREFEFLRACSQSLHGATQALYFAWKPDHQNFIANVLKAGEPGNSVYPSQKSALQEIVTGMITIADEVANGKINEPFTTQNLIYEESRFSANSKRDFADNIQSIKNAYLGVYKNASGLGISKIIQEKNSGLDAKFRQQADDAIRAIESIQGTFTTAVTNARPSIEFAQLKVRTVQQTLESEILPLISNL is encoded by the coding sequence ATGAAAAATAAATTTTTAATTCTGTTATTATTATGCATCAGCATTTTCATTTCCTCCTGTGGATCTGATGAGGACAATACTGTAAAAAACGATTACAAAGACATTCTTCAAAATATTTCCAACGATGTTATTCTTCCTACTTATCAGGATTTGTTTGACAAAACCCAATTGTTGGTGAATACTTTAACGATACTGGAACAAAACATCAGTCAGGCAAATCTGGATGCAGCAAAGCAAGCCTGGAGAGATGCACGTGTACCGTGGGAACAGTCGGAAGGATTTTTATTTGGTCCAGTAGATCAGCAAGGACTGGATCCTGCTATAGACAGTTGGCCGGTTAATGAGACCGATTTGGATGCCGTGTTGAATTCCGGTGCAGTACTTACAAAGGATTATGTGGATGGTTTGGATGGCACTTTAAAAGGATTTCACACCATCGAGTATTTGATTTTTGGTAAGGAAGGCAATAAATTAATATCCAATTTTACACAAAGAGAATTTGAATTTCTAAGGGCATGTAGTCAAAGTTTGCATGGTGCTACGCAGGCACTTTACTTTGCCTGGAAACCCGATCATCAGAATTTTATAGCCAATGTATTAAAAGCCGGAGAACCGGGCAATTCAGTATATCCATCGCAGAAATCTGCACTGCAGGAAATTGTAACCGGAATGATTACTATTGCAGATGAAGTAGCCAATGGTAAAATAAACGAACCATTTACTACGCAAAATTTAATTTATGAAGAAAGCCGTTTCAGTGCCAATTCGAAGAGAGATTTTGCGGACAATATTCAGAGCATTAAAAATGCATATTTGGGTGTATACAAAAATGCAAGTGGCTTGGGTATTTCAAAAATCATCCAGGAAAAGAATTCCGGACTTGATGCTAAATTCAGGCAACAAGCCGATGATGCAATCCGAGCGATTGAATCCATCCAGGGAACATTTACCACAGCAGTTACCAATGCAAGACCAAGTATTGAATTTGCCCAACTAAAAGTAAGAACAGTTCAGCAGACCCTGGAGAGTGAAATACTACCATTGATTTCAAATCTATAA